Proteins co-encoded in one Streptomyces sp. NBC_01283 genomic window:
- a CDS encoding MFS transporter: protein MGRGTASSTAAAVPGGAATKAAGLALAVTCGAQFMVIIDDTVVSMALPTIRTTLDFDRASLAWVVDAYMLLFGGFLVLGGRCADLFGRRRVFLTGLAVFTAASLACGLANSPEMLIVARGAQGFGAALLSPAALSILITVFTEAKERRKALGIWGGLTGISGVSGVLLGGVITDLVDWRWVFFINIPVGVLLFALALKPALADREDGAPQKRPATDGMGAVLITGGLLLFVYTVISTNHRPWGSAATVAGLVGSGLLLVAFVIREQRAPEPLIRLGIFASRQISAANMIMLLAASGLYGIFFFLTQYMQNLLGWSPLRAGVSWAPFGITMAVFSGIAIQLLPKLGSRVLCLIGLASATTGLGLLLNAPLKASYASDILPTLLLCAAGYGLAMVPLVVAAVSGVPKADSGAASGVLNTGQQIGGAIGLAVLATLASTRLDDEIASGAAMPDALLTSFHTVFLVGTVLTGCAALLSLVLPALRTEFDPETTSGV, encoded by the coding sequence ATGGGCAGGGGAACCGCCTCGTCCACCGCGGCAGCCGTACCCGGCGGCGCGGCAACCAAGGCGGCAGGGCTCGCGCTCGCGGTGACCTGCGGCGCACAGTTCATGGTCATCATCGACGACACGGTCGTCTCCATGGCGCTGCCGACCATCCGCACCACCCTCGACTTCGACCGGGCCTCGCTGGCCTGGGTCGTCGACGCCTACATGCTGCTGTTCGGCGGCTTCCTGGTGCTCGGCGGCCGCTGCGCCGACCTGTTCGGCAGGCGGCGGGTGTTCCTCACCGGCCTCGCGGTCTTCACGGCCGCCTCCCTCGCCTGCGGTCTGGCCAACTCTCCCGAGATGCTGATCGTGGCGCGCGGCGCCCAGGGCTTCGGGGCCGCGCTGCTCAGTCCGGCCGCGCTGTCCATCCTGATCACCGTCTTCACCGAGGCGAAGGAGCGCCGCAAGGCCCTGGGCATCTGGGGCGGACTCACCGGGATCTCGGGAGTCTCCGGCGTACTGCTCGGCGGGGTCATCACCGACCTCGTCGACTGGCGCTGGGTGTTCTTCATCAACATCCCCGTCGGCGTGCTCCTGTTCGCCCTCGCCCTGAAGCCGGCGCTCGCCGACCGCGAGGACGGCGCCCCCCAGAAGCGGCCCGCGACGGACGGCATGGGAGCCGTCCTCATCACCGGCGGCCTGCTGCTGTTCGTCTACACCGTGATCAGCACCAACCACCGCCCCTGGGGCTCCGCCGCCACCGTGGCGGGCCTGGTGGGATCCGGCCTGCTCCTGGTTGCCTTCGTCATCAGGGAACAGCGCGCTCCCGAGCCGCTGATCCGCCTCGGGATCTTCGCGAGCCGGCAGATCTCCGCGGCCAACATGATCATGCTGCTCGCCGCGTCGGGCCTGTACGGGATCTTCTTCTTCCTGACCCAGTACATGCAGAACCTCCTGGGCTGGTCCCCGCTGCGCGCCGGAGTGTCCTGGGCGCCCTTCGGCATCACCATGGCGGTCTTCTCCGGCATCGCGATCCAGCTGCTGCCCAAGCTGGGCAGCCGCGTCCTGTGCCTGATCGGCCTCGCCTCCGCCACCACCGGCCTCGGCCTGCTGCTCAACGCCCCGCTCAAGGCCTCGTACGCCTCCGACATCCTGCCCACCCTGCTGCTCTGCGCGGCCGGGTACGGCCTGGCGATGGTGCCGCTGGTGGTGGCCGCCGTCAGCGGTGTGCCGAAGGCGGACTCGGGCGCGGCCTCCGGGGTCCTCAACACCGGCCAGCAGATCGGCGGCGCCATCGGCCTCGCCGTCCTCGCCACCCTGGCCAGCACCCGCCTGGACGACGAGATCGCGTCCGGCGCGGCCATGCCCGACGCCCTCCTGACGAGCTTCCACACCGTGTTCCTCGTCGGGACGGTGCTCACCGGCTGCGCCGCGCTCCTCTCACTCGTCCTGCCCGCGCTCCGCACCGAATTCGACCCGGAGACCACCTCGGGCGTCTGA
- a CDS encoding FAD-binding oxidoreductase: protein MSTRKNVVYWHETESVTPEPPLRDDVDCDVAIVGGGYTGLWAAHFLKEAEPALDIRIVEAKHSGYGASGRADGFVTPTIGKDIQALVEEFGTRRALEASQAVGRSILEIGRFTRRNKIDAEYEANDYLMVATDQAQLRRLRADRELATTIAGREQPELLSGPQARELIGSPAILGAMRTGGALINPFRLARGIARVVKERGVTVYENTPVLRVDPGVRPTVVTPGGRITADKVIIAANAHQFTFEKFRNKTVPIWSYAMVSEPLTDEQLGRIAWAGREGLVEAKTFLTCARFTADNRLMWAGGPALYFFGRDMRRRRMNDQRAYRELHKEFARFFPMWRDVKFTYTYGGTVDVTRDYAPHFGSLPGGNVFYGYGFNGNGIAATHTGGKVLRDLVLGKDSEYSRLLYVDDKHRKQRDFPPEPFLYVGARATTRLMEWKESRA from the coding sequence GTGAGCACGCGGAAGAACGTCGTCTACTGGCACGAGACGGAATCCGTCACGCCCGAGCCCCCGCTGCGGGACGACGTCGACTGCGATGTCGCCATCGTCGGCGGCGGCTACACCGGCCTGTGGGCCGCGCACTTCCTCAAGGAGGCCGAGCCCGCGCTCGACATCCGCATCGTCGAGGCCAAGCACTCGGGCTACGGCGCCTCGGGCCGCGCGGACGGCTTCGTCACGCCCACCATCGGCAAGGACATCCAGGCCCTGGTCGAGGAGTTCGGCACCCGCCGCGCACTGGAGGCCTCGCAGGCCGTCGGGCGTTCCATCCTGGAGATCGGCCGCTTCACGCGCCGCAACAAGATCGACGCGGAGTACGAGGCCAACGACTACCTGATGGTCGCCACCGATCAGGCGCAGCTGCGCCGCCTGCGCGCGGACCGGGAGCTCGCCACCACGATCGCGGGCCGCGAGCAGCCCGAGCTCCTCTCGGGCCCGCAGGCACGGGAACTGATCGGTTCGCCCGCCATCCTGGGCGCCATGCGGACCGGTGGCGCCCTGATCAACCCGTTCCGCCTGGCCCGTGGCATCGCCCGGGTGGTCAAGGAGCGCGGGGTGACCGTCTACGAGAACACCCCGGTCCTGCGCGTCGACCCCGGGGTGCGGCCCACGGTCGTCACGCCCGGCGGCCGGATCACCGCCGACAAGGTGATCATCGCGGCCAACGCGCACCAGTTCACCTTCGAGAAGTTCCGCAACAAGACCGTGCCCATCTGGAGCTACGCGATGGTGAGCGAACCGCTCACCGACGAGCAGCTCGGCCGGATCGCCTGGGCGGGCCGTGAGGGTCTCGTCGAGGCGAAGACCTTCCTGACGTGCGCCCGGTTCACCGCGGACAACCGCCTGATGTGGGCGGGCGGCCCCGCCCTGTACTTCTTCGGCCGCGACATGCGCCGGCGCCGCATGAACGACCAGCGGGCCTACCGCGAGCTGCACAAGGAGTTCGCGCGGTTCTTCCCCATGTGGAGGGACGTCAAGTTCACCTACACGTACGGCGGCACCGTCGACGTCACGCGTGACTACGCCCCGCACTTCGGGTCGCTGCCCGGCGGCAACGTCTTCTACGGCTACGGATTCAACGGCAACGGCATCGCCGCCACGCACACCGGCGGCAAGGTCCTGCGCGACCTCGTCCTCGGCAAGGACTCCGAGTACTCGCGGCTCCTCTACGTGGACGACAAGCACCGCAAGCAGCGGGACTTCCCGCCCGAGCCGTTCCTCTACGTCGGGGCCCGCGCCACCACACGGCTGATGGAGTGGAAGGAGTCCCGGGCATGA
- a CDS encoding class I SAM-dependent methyltransferase: MSTAAYQGATAEAIRHHYDVSNDFYGLWLDGSLTYTCALWDESGAELAGLQDDLEAAQARKLDYLIEGARAAGAGRVLDVGCGWGSLLKRLTGIYGVQHATGLTLSDSQAELVRASGIARSEIRVENWLNHEPAEGYDAIISIGAFEHFARTGLSRAERIAAYREFFERCYEWLPSHGRIALQTNIKGNNTVMDKATVRELMFIIETIFPESEIPALSEVIESSEKLFDVVSLRNDPDHYSRTCAEWLRRLQENREAAVRISGEDNVVNYENYLGASVRHFKNRHLGLARIILEKGR; the protein is encoded by the coding sequence ATGAGCACCGCCGCCTACCAGGGCGCCACGGCCGAGGCGATCAGGCACCATTACGACGTCTCCAACGACTTCTACGGCCTGTGGCTGGACGGTTCGCTCACCTACACCTGCGCGCTGTGGGACGAGTCGGGCGCCGAACTCGCCGGTCTTCAGGATGACTTGGAGGCGGCGCAGGCCCGCAAGCTGGACTACCTCATCGAGGGGGCCAGGGCGGCGGGCGCCGGCCGGGTACTGGACGTGGGCTGCGGCTGGGGAAGCCTCCTCAAGCGCCTCACCGGGATCTACGGCGTGCAGCACGCGACGGGGCTCACCCTCAGCGACAGCCAGGCCGAACTGGTCAGGGCGTCCGGGATCGCGCGCAGCGAGATCCGGGTGGAGAACTGGCTGAACCACGAGCCGGCGGAGGGCTACGACGCGATCATCTCGATCGGCGCGTTCGAGCACTTCGCCAGGACGGGGCTCTCCAGGGCCGAACGCATCGCGGCCTACCGCGAGTTCTTCGAGCGCTGCTACGAGTGGCTGCCCTCGCACGGCCGCATCGCCCTGCAGACCAACATCAAGGGCAACAACACCGTGATGGACAAGGCCACCGTGCGTGAGCTCATGTTCATCATCGAGACCATTTTCCCGGAATCCGAGATCCCGGCTCTCTCCGAGGTCATCGAATCCAGCGAAAAGCTCTTCGACGTGGTGTCCCTGCGCAATGACCCGGACCACTACAGCCGGACCTGTGCGGAATGGCTGCGGCGCCTCCAGGAGAACAGGGAAGCGGCCGTACGCATCTCGGGCGAGGACAACGTCGTCAATTACGAGAACTATCTCGGCGCGAGCGTGCGGCACTTCAAGAACCGCCACCTGGGCCTCGCGAGGATCATTCTCGAAAAGGGGCGTTGA
- a CDS encoding SDR family NAD(P)-dependent oxidoreductase codes for MNPANPMNPVNEEWQPPRLDGSVAVVTGASRGVGRGIALALGSAGATVYVTGRSTRTEGRTEGLPGTVDDTADEVTARGGTGIAVRCDHRSTEDNEALTDRIRSEHGKLDLLVNNAWAGYERSSDVRFDAAYWDQPMWRYELCEGSLRAQYDITRLLTPLMFERGEGRTGLIVGIGFTDGDTYLGQAAYDVFKSANDRLSKAFAADLRKKKIAALSLHPGFVRTERVEAAWEALGDGPAAVVHTPEYVGRAINALAADPDVLSRSGQVLSTGDLADEYGFSDVDGRRLPAFRLEGRMSLATRMDRLNRVVARAAAS; via the coding sequence GTGAACCCCGCGAACCCCATGAACCCCGTCAACGAGGAGTGGCAGCCCCCGCGGCTCGACGGATCCGTCGCCGTGGTCACCGGCGCGAGCCGGGGCGTGGGCCGCGGCATCGCCCTCGCCCTCGGCAGCGCCGGCGCGACGGTGTACGTCACCGGACGGAGCACCCGCACCGAGGGCCGCACCGAAGGCCTGCCCGGCACGGTCGACGACACCGCCGACGAGGTCACCGCCCGCGGCGGCACCGGCATCGCCGTGCGCTGCGACCACCGGTCGACCGAGGACAACGAGGCGCTCACGGACCGCATCCGGTCCGAGCACGGCAAGCTCGACCTCCTGGTGAACAATGCGTGGGCGGGTTACGAGCGTTCGAGCGACGTACGCTTCGACGCCGCGTACTGGGACCAGCCGATGTGGCGCTACGAACTGTGCGAGGGCTCGCTGCGTGCCCAGTACGACATCACCCGGCTGCTCACCCCGCTGATGTTCGAGCGGGGCGAGGGCCGGACCGGGCTGATCGTCGGCATCGGCTTCACCGACGGCGACACCTACCTGGGCCAGGCTGCGTACGACGTCTTCAAGTCCGCCAACGACCGGCTCAGCAAGGCGTTCGCGGCCGACCTGCGCAAGAAGAAGATCGCCGCCCTCTCCCTGCACCCGGGCTTCGTCCGCACCGAGCGGGTCGAGGCGGCCTGGGAGGCACTCGGCGACGGCCCCGCCGCCGTCGTCCACACACCCGAGTACGTGGGCCGCGCGATCAACGCGCTCGCCGCGGACCCCGACGTCCTGAGCCGCTCGGGCCAGGTGCTCTCCACCGGCGATCTCGCCGACGAGTACGGCTTCAGCGACGTCGACGGCAGGCGGCTGCCCGCCTTCCGTCTGGAGGGCCGGATGAGCCTGGCCACGCGCATGGACCGCCTCAACCGGGTCGTCGCCCGGGCCGCGGCCTCCTGA
- a CDS encoding SDR family oxidoreductase, translating to MSEQRTVLLTGASGVVGRAILQEAPGRPVRLISMARPGGAALPAGTEHVLDADLAQPRFGLDEDSYRALVRDVDTVIHSAGLTEWGLPDERYKPVNVDGTRRVIEFAELSGATVHFMSTAFVAALSSTAPHRLSDTNVTTNYVRSKLRSEQLLRDSGLPHTVFRPTNLIGDSQTGWTSRGQIVQLMSDWICRGRAPFIPVHEGNRIDIVPQDLLAKAVLAAVELGDTSGEFWVTYGDEAMDMEAAIGVCAKHAAGLGRTLTPPPVTDPDALDPEVLRRLPPLARSYLSVLRDVSEVTRCGGGVLPTSMPELRERYGVPFVHDTDAYQRTLEYASAHLS from the coding sequence ATGAGCGAGCAACGCACCGTCCTGCTCACCGGCGCGTCCGGCGTCGTGGGCCGCGCCATCCTCCAGGAGGCGCCGGGCCGCCCGGTCCGGCTGATCTCCATGGCGAGGCCCGGCGGCGCCGCCCTGCCCGCGGGGACCGAGCACGTGCTCGACGCCGACCTGGCGCAGCCGCGCTTCGGTCTCGACGAGGACAGCTACCGCGCGCTGGTCCGGGACGTGGACACCGTCATCCACTCGGCGGGCCTCACCGAGTGGGGGCTGCCCGACGAGCGCTACAAGCCGGTGAACGTGGACGGCACCCGCCGGGTCATCGAGTTCGCCGAACTCTCCGGCGCCACCGTCCACTTCATGAGCACCGCGTTCGTGGCCGCGCTCTCGTCGACCGCGCCGCACCGGCTCAGCGACACCAACGTCACCACCAACTACGTACGGTCCAAGCTCCGTTCGGAGCAGCTCCTGCGCGACAGCGGCCTGCCGCACACCGTGTTCCGGCCGACCAACCTGATCGGCGACTCGCAGACGGGCTGGACCTCGCGCGGTCAGATCGTGCAGCTGATGTCCGACTGGATCTGCCGCGGCCGGGCGCCCTTCATCCCCGTGCACGAGGGCAACCGCATCGACATCGTGCCGCAGGACCTGCTCGCCAAGGCGGTGCTCGCGGCCGTCGAACTCGGGGACACCAGCGGCGAGTTCTGGGTGACGTACGGCGACGAGGCCATGGACATGGAGGCGGCCATCGGCGTGTGCGCCAAGCACGCGGCGGGCCTGGGCCGCACCCTCACTCCGCCCCCGGTCACCGACCCCGATGCCCTGGACCCCGAGGTGCTGCGCCGGCTGCCTCCGCTGGCCCGCTCCTACCTCTCCGTCCTGCGGGACGTCAGCGAGGTGACGCGCTGCGGCGGCGGAGTCCTGCCCACGTCGATGCCGGAACTGCGCGAGCGCTACGGCGTCCCCTTCGTCCACGACACGGACGCCTACCAGCGGACGCTCGAATACGCCTCCGCCCACCTCAGCTAG
- a CDS encoding acyl carrier protein yields MITVETVCALIAKKLGNKASGLTLGADTAFDSVGLSSLQIADIVYTVEDDAEIELDPSQAANVKTVGDLVKLVESTQTAAAA; encoded by the coding sequence GTGATCACCGTTGAAACCGTCTGCGCCCTCATAGCGAAGAAGCTCGGCAACAAGGCGTCGGGCCTCACGCTCGGTGCCGACACGGCCTTCGACTCGGTGGGTCTCTCCAGCCTGCAGATCGCCGACATCGTCTACACCGTCGAGGACGACGCGGAGATCGAGCTCGACCCGAGCCAGGCGGCGAACGTGAAGACCGTCGGCGACCTGGTCAAGCTGGTCGAGTCCACCCAGACGGCCGCCGCCGCATGA